From the genome of Prunus persica cultivar Lovell chromosome G8, Prunus_persica_NCBIv2, whole genome shotgun sequence:
aaaaccaaaagcagcTAGCCTCCCCACATCTTTCATGGAGCCTCCGCCTCTTCATGTCCTCCTTTTCCTTCGCCGTAGACGCCTCTCGCCGCTCAAACGGCACTCTCAACCGTTGTTTCATCAACCTCCTGGACTTCAAATCCCCTCCTCTAACGAAACCTCACAAAAACCTCAAAAGCTCTGACGTCATCGTCGACTCGTCCCGCAACCTCTGGTTCCGCCTCTACACTCCCACCGCCTCCCAATCCGCCACCACCCTTCCCGTCATCGTCTTCTTCCACGGCGGAGGGTTTGCGTTCATGGCCGCCAACTCAAAACCTTACGACGACTTCTGCCAGAAGCTCGCTCGCGAACTCCCAGCCGTCGTGGTCTCTGTCAACTACCGCCCCACTCCTGAGCATCGGTATCCGTGCCAATACGACGACGCACTCGACGTCTTGAAATTCATGGAGAACGACGGCCACTACTTTGAGGGCGCGAATCTCAAACAATGCTTCCTCGCGGGAGACAGCGCGGGTGGAAACATAGCGCACCACGTGGCGCTCAGATATAGCGGACACGTGTTCCAGAATCTGAAGGTTGTTGGGATCTTGTCGATCCAGCCGTTTTTCGGAGGAGAGGAACGGACGGAACCCGAAAGGAGGCTGGTGGGAGTGCCGATAGTGAATTTGGAGCGGACGGACTGGATGTGGAGGGCGTTTTTGCCGGAAGGGTCGGATCGGGATCACCCGGCGGCGAACGTGTTCGGACCCAAATCGGAGGATATATCGGGGTCGGATTATCCGGCGACGATTGTGTTCGTGGGAGGATTTGATCCGCTGCAAGAGTGGCAGAAGAGATACTACGAGGGGTTGAAGAAAAGCGGGAAAGAAGCTGAGCTGGTGTATTATCCGAACGCCATTCATACTTTCTATGGTCATCCGGAGTTAGAAGAGCGTGCTGCTTTTTTTAACAAAGTCAAAGATTTCGTGCAATTGCAAATTGTAAGCAGACAGAACATAAAATAGGATATCATTCAGGAGGATGATATCATATATGAATGGTAGGGGCCATCCATAGTGGTTTTGTTTAAGTGGCTAGTTAATGATTTTCTTGCAATTTTagtcaaaattaatttaaggAAAGGATTCCGATTACCATTCCAGTTCCAGGTAGCTCTCTCATAGAAAACCTTTCATCTCATTGGCGGTCTGTAAAAGCCTTTCACTCATTCACGTCACGTAATAAAAAAGATAGACACATAACTACAGTTAAGGAAAGTCTCACAGACGAAGTTTTTCTCCACAAGTAATGGCACAACACCTGACACGCATGCTCGATGTCCACACACAAGAGATATATGAGATTAGCAAATATTATAGCTTTCTTAGGCCAAGTTTGGGATTGCTGtcgcttttaaaaaaagttgcttctactgtgctttgaaaataattaactgTAAAATAAAGCAGCTCCACatttggtaaacaatatttttaaagtgctgTTAGTACAAAAAACAGTGTCAAAaccgtttggtaaattttaatataaaattattgtaactgtgaataatgactaaaatagatATGATGTTAAAAGTATTATGTACTAAtcatgtggtggtagtggtagtGATGGAGTGGAGGTAGTGGTTGTGATGAAGGTGGAgttggtggttgtggtagtggtggtggtggtggtggtggtggtagtggcaacatggtggtggttgtggtgttggttgtggAGGTGGTAGTGGATGTGGAGGTTTTGGAggaggtggttgtggtggttgtggaggtTGTAGTGGATGGGGAGGtttaggaggaggaggaggtagtggtggtggtggtggtgaagatggtggttgtggtggtggtgatggtggcgACGGAAgatgaggaggagaaggatgtggtggtggtggtggaggaagTGAATGTGATGGTGCAAGTGGTGGAGTTGGATGTGAAAGTGGAGATGGTGTCATTTTTTCAAATGAATTATgatattttgggaattaaaaaaattcattaaaaattcatctctgcttcttttgaaaaCAACTTTGAAAAACAACCCAGACCTGCTTTTAAAAGCTTCTGTCAAAAGGCtattgcttttaaaataatcgtgatattttatttttaccgaACACCCTAAAttgcttaactttaaagtgaaTCAGATTTttagccaaaagaaaaaaaaaacaatcccAAACGGGACCTTAGTAGAACATTATATACAACTACATAGGTCTGTTGAAACGCTATAATTATTAagctaaaaatacaaatattgcATAATTtcccccaaaagaaaaaaaaaactcagatATTGCATTGAAAATTCAGCTCCGTACTCTCCAAATCCAAGTTCAATAAATAAAGCCCTCTGGTTCTCATCTATGGGTTCGTTGTATCAAGCACTACTATTGTGCACTTCGCTTCCACCACAACAATCAACAACGCCATCACTTCCAATCTGAAATCACCTCCTTTTCACAATATGACCTGTCAGAAAACTGTAATATTTCACATCCAACAATACTCGAGTACATGTATCTTTACGATTCTTGGGTTCTTTTCAGGGGGGGAAAAACTACAATTTTCATAAAGGAATTAACTATTTacaaatcaatgaaaattGGATAATAAATCACATCCATAAATCACAAAAATGCAGTGGCCGGCCGGTCAACTGTATTATTTGTTGGAAGTTAAATATCAACTGTAACGGGATCTATCAATAGACATATCGACAAAATATCAATCTCAAGAAAACCTTAGACGGAAATTTTGAATCAAATGTATTAACACTGCTGGAAAAAAAGCATCGAGGATATTATAGGTCTTTAATACTGTTCGGACACAAGTCATTACATGATTGTTGATATAAATGCTGAAACACAAGTCATTACATGATTTCCCTTTTATGTCAATCTAACAACAGGACTAATATTGTTCATCATGAACGTAGTAGTGCTgggaagttttttttttcccacctaAAGTAATAGTAGTTATCTCTGTATTAGCTATTCCTAAAAGAAAGTTACCGTAAGAATAATATAAATGAGAGACAAGGCACCTATCAGTTTattgaaaaactaaaataatagATAGCTGGCCAACACCAATATGTCTGTCATAAGACAGTATGATATGGCTACTTGTCCTAGTCAaattaataagaataatttacCCTATGCTGCTCCTACTACCATCAAGAAGAATCAAGTATACCAACCTTTCTCAACCACTCATCTCCTGGTTTTATCAAGAACCTCAATGAATCTCTTTGGGATCCCATATTGTTCAATCATATGCTTTGCCAGATCATCAATCACACCACCTTGAACCACAACCTCATGCCCTTTCTTAcctgaaaagagaaatataaatgTATGTTCATAAGAAAACCTAGGAAGGGATCCTCAAGAAGCCACAATAAGTACTATTCCCAGACAACCAAACTTGCAAGATGCATTTCGTACTATCGGAGAAATTGTATCATCATACAATAAACAAGAAGAAACAACATTTACATGACTAATAGGAGCACTAATATTCGAACCCCccaccacccaaaaaaaaaaaaagagaaccaCACACTCTTACTTGGTATGGGGAACACAGGACCATCATGTTTTCAAatatagaaaaacaaaaaataatcacCTCTGCTTATCATCAACAAAAGACAAATAGAAAGGCAGAAATGTAATATTACCTACTGAAAACTTTCCACAGAGACAttaatttttctaataaaTGGCTACATAAACATTCCAAGTCATGAAGAGAAAAAGTTACGACCCAACAGACATTCATTCAGGGACAATGGAGCACTGCACCTGGTAGTTCAACCACTGTTGTGCTGCAAGCAAACTTCTTCTGTAGCTCTGATGCCAAAGCTTCAGGGTCCACCAAAAAAGTTTCCAGTCCTGACAATTTGGTTACTTTCTTATTACCTTGCCGCCTTTCTGTcattatttgtattgttttcAAACCACCTTTACGAACAACCGACTCACTTCCCCTCGTCACAACATGATGGGCTTGCATCCGGTTTACAAATGCTGCTCCTAAATCCCTCTTATGAATTTCCGTTGGGTACATTGTACCTTTTTTTATGGCTCCTTTGAACAGTGCATCACATAATATTGGATCCAAAACCACAATGGATTTATCTGTCTGCTTAaccaagttttctttttcaacatATGTAAAGACAATATCAGTGGCCTCTGAAGCACTGTAAAGTTTTCCTGTGTCAGCCCCTACAGAAGCTAATATGGGATTTACGTGTACACTTGGTTTATAGACCTCGACCACTTCAAGCATTTTGAGTGACCGACTTTCACTGACGGTAGGAACACCAGTTTGAACAGTTTTCTCCACTTGCCGTTTCTCTGGCTTGAAAGATGAGTAATCTGGATGCTTGCGGTTAACGGATAATAATATGGActcctttttatatttatcttCTTTCACCGTAATCTGCGCATGTTTTGAAGCCAACATAGCATGAGCAACGAGAATAAAGATTCATCTAAAAAACTTAACTGTAAAAAGGCATAACAGTTACAAGAACATCAAAATTCAATCACCTGTCTCTGTTAAACTTCTCTACTTAATCAAGGTTATCACCCCCTTTCAGAACATACCAGAGATTTATTAACAAGCTAAGCATAAATATCAACAAGACTCAAAAGTCACAACTCAGTACTGCTTCCAAAATACAACTTGCCATCTACGCATAAATTCACAGAAAAGGTGCCCATGAACCACTATTCTCCAGTTATAGATAGCTAAactaaaatgaagaaaatcatgccttctttttttatcagCAGAATGGAAAACTAAAgacaacaaaattgaaagacAAGTCATCAAACGAAGAAATGCACTGCTGAAACCAATAAAGGAAGACCATATGACTGATCTTGgaattaaagtttttttttttttttgctcacTGTATACTTCTTTTTCATAATGCTCGTAGAAACTTAGGATAaaatctttttagtctctctTCCAAGTTCCAAAGCAATCCTATTAACATAGCTGAGACCAATAATGCCACTCATAACTCTCAAAAATCAATTTAACTTGACACATAAGAATACCTCTGAAAACATTTAAACTTAATTCTTCATGTATGCCTGACTATAATAAAGCACAACCTTAAATTTACTAGAATACAGATTTATAACTATAAATAAGTACTGTTACAACTTTGTCCGTGCTTGCTAAAGAGTAAGACTCACAACTTAATTCAGCATCCTATTCATTACTATCACTTGGTGCTCTTACTACAAGACCACTTAGAAGTTTAGAACTCATTGGCTTgcaaaatcaagaaaactagAGGATATCCAATAAGATACGAGCTCCCAAAATGACAAGGTTAAAGCACTAAAAGGGTTCTCTttcaaggagaagaaaatgaaaagctGTACGCACCAATCCCGTAGAAGATTTAGCTTGTAACCACTTCGATAATTTTTTGTATGATGATTTCTTGATGTCTAGTGTGATCCCGGAAGGCCTACAAGGCAAAACATGGTTTGACctgtagaaaacaaaaaacaaaaaacaagtgaaggaaattttataaatcaaatgtttacaccagagagagagagagagagagagagagagagagagagagagagagatcatgTGGaacaaatataatatatttatcatacCAAAGTGTGCTTCCAGGCATGGGAAGGTCTTTATCCTTAACAGTTGTATGCAATGCTTGCAAAAGGCATTTTTCTAAAAGCGTGTCTACATCCTCAGTGGAAAGAGGATGTTGATCCTCCCCAATTGACTGATCAGCAGAGCCATCATCTGTTACCTTCAGATCGTCTACATGTGCAGCTATTTCTTCAGCAATCTCATTCCCAGAATTGGTCTGTGCCACCGAAGCAGAACTAGGTTCAGAGAGCACATCAGCAACATCAACAGATTTCCCATTTTCCTTATCACTGATGCCATTCTGTTGATCATTTGAACTATAATTTGCACCAGAGTATGAATCAGAAACTTGCAATGATGACAAGGTAGGATCCTCAAACACAACATCTTCAAAAAACCCGGCATTTGGCACATAAGGACACTCTACTGATTCCCTGGAAAAAGATCCCACAAAAAATGTTATTATACAAAATGTCCAATTATTGATCAATCTCTATGTCCGTTTCTCCACAGATACCTACCAAAGTAAGTCATGGTAATAGTGCATAATCTTTAAGGCCTTTCCTCGTAAGCCAGCTTTTGCTGCTTCAGTACTGCTCATAGTGGTAGTCCCCACCTGTAGTGAAATTGACAAATAAGAAGAATATGccctaattttaatttaaataaataaatgaactGAAGGTTTGTCCTGGTAATCCTAAATGCATTAGCATATACTTATTAAAAAGAGCCTTACAGCAATTGGAGCTGGATTTCCTGGAACTTTTACTGCCCATGCTTCCCCTGCTATAAATGAAGGTAGACCTTCAGCAGGTATGCTGATACCAGGGAACATCAAATCCGCCCCTCCAATGATATATCGAGAAACCTCACCCCCTTTCAGGACGAAAGAAGGCAAGAGATCAGGGACCTTCCAGAGCGCATAAACTGAAATGGAAAACCatcaagcaaacaaaaattgtGATTATGTTGCACATATGCTCTGACTAGCATATTTTGCATGATTGACCACATTCGACCAGAGAGACTTCTTCAACTTTTTATTGACCCAAATTAGGAAGTAAACAACCAAGTCCTATGTTTCTTCAGCTTTGTACAttcttttatagaaattattaataatttaaattgcTTTACTTATAGTTTGGCGTCACTCTTATTCCAAACCAAATTAGGGGCCAAACTTCTCggcaattttcatttatttcctttctgaATTACCCGTAGTAGTGTGCATGTGCAGTGTGTTCTAAAGATTTTTAAGATACAAATCCACTTAACATTAATTTGGGATCATGCCTCAACACTATTGTGAGAAAAGATTGCACTATAGAAAGATTGTACACTCACATGGTAACCTTTCAAACATAACTTCTACAACTTATAACACAATGTAACCCAATCAAAAAAACACTTAAACAAGCCAAACCAGTTCCAAAGAGAAATAAATAcagttatttaaaaaataagaagaattAATTACACTTTGGAACTTCAATAGATTAGTTAATTTAACGTGTTCAGTTCGTAACTAAATCTTTCACTAACAGGAAACAGGAACTCAAGTAGTCATGTGACAGCATGAAAAGTAGTTCacattataatttgtttcaaaaaagtttctccATATAACAACCAAATTGCGCATCATGAAATGCAGGAAATttagatttatatatatatatatatatacagagagcttccattgagggacgcccttgtAGGGCTCACTTCGCATTGTATTTcgctaatccaaaccgtctattttttagataatcattcaaagatcatctctacaaaaaatcacttgaatttgatatcatttgaacattcaattgagttattgaaattttagtactttcttgaagcaccgtgttcattgattttgtaggacacgattggatgtcgaaacggtttccaatttgtctaattttttgcaagaatgatctatgaatgtagacttaaaaaatagatggtttggatctttgaaaaaaatttcgtaggggaccctaaagggtgtccctcaatagaagggggctgtgtgtatgtatatgtatatatattagtaGACATTATTTGTTTGATTAGGCTCTCTTTCGAGAATTATCATAGCAATCAAAGTAGTGTCTTTGATACACATACTCAAACAGAAAGTTAAAATTATCGTCTTCATACTTCTTGGTGTCATGCTAGCATCAACCTCATTCAAAAGAACTACCTAGTCAAGTGTCGCACATactagaaaaatatagtaaggCTAAAAACCAAACTAAACATTAAGGAAAGAATATTTGAAAAAGATGGTGTGATACCTGTGGGAAAAATGTCTGTGCCACGCCCATCAATATCAAAGAAGATAGGAAAGCCTCCCTCTACACCATATACATGGACtcgattttgaaattttgcaaCTGCTATCTCCACCTAGAAGATTACTTTCATAAAAAGGTGCAGTTGTCAGTAATGAAGCTATTTTATCCAAAATAAATCTAATATCAAAACTTCCCCACACttatttcttttgtaattCGTACTGGATGTTTCATTATCAACTCACTAACTTAAGAATAATTGCATTCTGGTTATTAGTACAATCACTCACTGCAATTGGCAAAAACTAGGTGCAAAATTTTAGTCAGAATGCAGTAATTTGAACTCAGGGCACCAGTACAAATGACAACCAAAACAATGGAAAAAGAAGTCTACTAAACCCTCAACTAGAATAGGATTAGGCTAATTTTGAAAATCGAAATGCATACCAAAGTGCATTTcgtgaaaattttaaaattcaaaactagAATAGGATTAGGCCAATACTAACATTCTGGTAAACAAGGGAAATGGCTCCTATCTAAAATGCTACACTACTACATgggataaataaataaatcctacTAATCCGAACAGGAATAATAGATTATCCAAACTCATCATAAGTGTTTAAGATTAAACAAAAACCTTAACCCCGCTTTCAACTACGcttaaaaaacaaacccagaattCATTTACCAATCATTGGAAGTATTCAAATTTTTCGAAAGTAACAAGATATATACATCAAGGCAGCACTAAAACTCGAGGAAGCagaaaaacccagaaaccTACTGAACCCATTTCGAAATGAGAAATGCCAAGCAATCCCATTACCCAATTAATGGAGAAACAACATACAAAATCTTGAATTGAAAGACGACCTTGGGAGGGAGTAaagaatcgatatcggactcaGAAGCTCCGGGAAATTTGTTTTTGAGGCTTCTCTTAAGCTTCTTCCTATCAGCCCCTGACAGTCTCTGGTGCGACCTTGCTTCCACTGCCTTCTTGAACATCTTTGTTTCTCagttcttctttcttttctgagAGTGAGTTTTCACATTTCAGGCATGTGCTTGTGTTTGCGCTGTTTAGACAGAGTAGAAGGTTCTGGGCAAAAACTGCTAGGGCGGTGCTGTTAGCCCTTGGGCTTAAAAACATATAGTAAGGGGCTGTTAAATGCACCCAATAATTCGATCACTGCACCGGCCCGAAAATATACCCGAACTCTATTTGGGCAAACACCTAATACGAGttaaacccaaaaccaaatgTGGGTTTGTGTATAAAACGTGGACATGCCTTATCTAATAAGTACGAGTCATTTTATTACGAGGACTTTATCTAAGGTCATTAGATGGGGtcatatcttttttatttgattaaactaactaatttaattcaatggctaactaatttgatttaataatTAAGAGATAAGATCTCATCTGAGGTTGTGCTAGCCGCACAATTGTGGTTGGGCTAACTCAGTGTCAAACTTGCTTATCAAAATTTGTGTCATTTGCGCAAGCAGTCTAATGTGATACTGTGATTCTTGGGTTTGTGATTTTATTTGAAACTAATCCCTAAAATTGTTTATTTCGTTAGGTAGGTTGAGAGGAAATGCAAACCTTGAGCTTTCTTAACCTAATCCCTAAATTAGCATTTCTTTTtaagccaaaaacaaaaccaacctTTGTAAAGGGCAATGGGGGAATTAAATTATTGTTGTAAATGTGAGATAAATAGACTTGTATGATCACAAACAATCTCACTTTCATCCAATTATTGTATTATGTCCTCTCTTGTCTTTTTGTTGGTCATAGTTGTATCTTCTCGGTTTTCTTAATGTAACTCCTACCatcacaactcttttttttttaatgtaagcGATAGTCTACACCGAGATGAGAGTTTGTCACACATACTACCAAAAATGTCATGATTGTTCAAACTTGAGATCACTGTTGTGTAAGTCAATGCATTTTTCCACTAGACTAGACCCCATTGCCCACAACTTTTCTTTTAAGTCAAACTCCTCCCATCACATTATACAATTGAGAATTGGGTTAagctttgaccaaaaaagaaaagaattgaatgagctttgaccaaaaaagaaaacagatggGTAAGCATGAGTTAGAATGAACATGATGGTGTGTGTTTACTGTTGCATAATTACATTACTACAAGTCAAGATCAGGTGAGGGCAAGTGCAACAAAGAAGATAAAGAATCCAAGATTCCTCGACAACACAATCTAAAGATATAGAGATTGGCCAAATCATATTGGTTGAATAGTATTGGTTTCAATGTGAGGTAAAAAACAAACCGGACCGAATCACACCCACCCTTATTAGCAATCATGGCTGACAGGAAGTGTTGGTGCTAAAACTAAACAGATATAGATAAGAGTAACTTACAGGTGATGTGGACGATTGGAGAGGGGGGTGGCGATTGTGCCTTCAGTCAGCACGTTTTTCCTTGGTTGGCGATGCTTGATCTAGG
Proteins encoded in this window:
- the LOC18768203 gene encoding probable carboxylesterase 18; this encodes MDQNQKQLASPHLSWSLRLFMSSFSFAVDASRRSNGTLNRCFINLLDFKSPPLTKPHKNLKSSDVIVDSSRNLWFRLYTPTASQSATTLPVIVFFHGGGFAFMAANSKPYDDFCQKLARELPAVVVSVNYRPTPEHRYPCQYDDALDVLKFMENDGHYFEGANLKQCFLAGDSAGGNIAHHVALRYSGHVFQNLKVVGILSIQPFFGGEERTEPERRLVGVPIVNLERTDWMWRAFLPEGSDRDHPAANVFGPKSEDISGSDYPATIVFVGGFDPLQEWQKRYYEGLKKSGKEAELVYYPNAIHTFYGHPELEERAAFFNKVKDFVQLQIALS
- the LOC18767889 gene encoding eukaryotic translation initiation factor 2D, whose translation is MFKKAVEARSHQRLSGADRKKLKRSLKNKFPGASESDIDSLLPPKVEIAVAKFQNRVHVYGVEGGFPIFFDIDGRGTDIFPTVYALWKVPDLLPSFVLKGGEVSRYIIGGADLMFPGISIPAEGLPSFIAGEAWAVKVPGNPAPIAVGTTTMSSTEAAKAGLRGKALKIMHYYHDLLWESVECPYVPNAGFFEDVVFEDPTLSSLQVSDSYSGANYSSNDQQNGISDKENGKSVDVADVLSEPSSASVAQTNSGNEIAEEIAAHVDDLKVTDDGSADQSIGEDQHPLSTEDVDTLLEKCLLQALHTTVKDKDLPMPGSTLWSNHVLPCRPSGITLDIKKSSYKKLSKWLQAKSSTGLITVKEDKYKKESILLSVNRKHPDYSSFKPEKRQVEKTVQTGVPTVSESRSLKMLEVVEVYKPSVHVNPILASVGADTGKLYSASEATDIVFTYVEKENLVKQTDKSIVVLDPILCDALFKGAIKKGTMYPTEIHKRDLGAAFVNRMQAHHVVTRGSESVVRKGGLKTIQIMTERRQGNKKVTKLSGLETFLVDPEALASELQKKFACSTTVVELPGKKGHEVVVQGGVIDDLAKHMIEQYGIPKRFIEVLDKTRR